AATATCAAATAAACCTACAGGGAATTTAACATCTCTTACTTTTTTACCATTAACCAATACTTCTTTATTATGAACAATTAACTTAACTTCTTTTGCAGTCTCAGCATAACCTAGAATATCTCTAACTAAAATCATAACACAAGTACAATAATCTAATTTATGTGAACCTGGATTAGGCTTAGTTGTAAAAGTAATATTCTTTCTTTTAATAGGCCATGACTTAGGAGCCACATGTCTCTTTAAATGTTGACTATTTCCCATTCTTACTTTTTAGCCCTCTCTATTTTTGAAACTCTCATTTTATCAGATGTATCTAATTTAGTAATAATTAAATTAGAAGGATGTACAGGATACATTGTTTTTGAACCATCTGCCTTATTATTTTCAACACCTTCAATATATGTTGCCATTTTAGCGTAAGATACTTTTGTAACTTTACCGCTCTTTTCTTTGTGATCACCAACAGTTACTAATACTGTATCTCCTTTTCTAACTGGAATAGCTCTGATATTATACTCAGCTCTCAATTCCTTAGATAAAGTTGAAGCAGCCATTTTATGTCTAATATGTAAAGGCGCATTATGTAAATACTTCCTTTGCTTCCTAGACTGACCTGATGATTTCCATGATTTTGACCATAATTTTTTCATCTTTAACTACCTCATACTATAATATTAGCAATTCTTGCTACAGCTGGAAATCTTTCTCCAACTTCTTTTGCAATAGCTCCTTTAACAATTGTTCCTTTCGGATTTCCTTTGTCATCTTTAAGAACTACAACTCCATTTGATTGGAATTTGATTGTTGTCCCATTAGGTCTCTTGTATTCTTGTTTTTGTCTAACAACAACACATTTAACAACTAAATGTTTCATATCAGGCTTTCCTTTAGTTACATGTGCAGTAATCATATCACCAACACCTGCAGTTTCAAGCATTCTCTTAACTGTTTTGTAACCTTTAACAGAAATAACCTTAACTAACTTAGCTCCAGAATTATCAACTGCTGGAATCTCAGCACCAATAGGCAAACCTCTACTTGGACTACATCTTATTGCTTTCATTCTTCAGTCACCTTCAGAACAGCAAAATGTTTAGTCTTAGACATAGGTCTTGTCTCACCAATTAGTACCCTATCACCTACCTTTGCGTTAACACAAGCAGGGTTATGAGCAGAAACTTTGGATTTAGTCTTAAAATATCTCGAATATTTTGTATCTTTTTCTAAAGTTTCCCACTCTACTTTTACTGTTTTATCCATTGAATCAGAAATTACTGTTCCTTCAAAAAGTGTACCACGTACTGAAATCTCTCCATGGTGTGGACATTTTGAATCAGAGCATTCTGCTTCTGGTTTGAAATTTACGTTATAACCAACATTAGTCTTCATTTTTAACTTGAAAAGTAGGAGAAGTAACAATACTTCCCACTCTTTAGGCTCTCGCCGTTTATTTTTTACATAGGATATGTAATAAAAAAGAATGAAATAAGGTTTATAAGTTTACTGCTCAAAAGGCAGTCAACTTGTGACTCGAATGCTAATGAGAATTTATAAAAGTAACTGCTAACCCAGGCGTAAAGTATAAATAAGTAGAATCTAATTTAATCCTTATTTCTTTGCAATCTCCCAAAGCAAATCAAAATGACTCCTATAAGACTCAGAAACATCAGAATCATCAATTAAAATAGCATAAGGATTCTCAGACCATACAATTATTGCAACCTTATCACCATAAACATTAATAGTCGAAGGACCAAGACTATGGTCAACATATTTAATTTTACTCAAAGGAATTTCTACTGGATTTTTAGTATCAAAAATAATTTTAACTTTGATTTTTTTATTCCTCCGCTCCCTTTCATAATGAGGTAAGTAATACTTCAACAAATCATATACTTTATTTGAACCACCTAAAATTAAAATCTCTTCCCCAACTCTCAATTGATCTTCAAAAATATGTTTAATTCCTTCCTTCCCCCTATAAAAAACTGTCTCTTTTTTCGATTTAGTTCGATTAAAACCTTCTTCAAGTTTAGGCATAATTGATTTAACATCATCTTCCTGTCTCCTCAAAATTCTAAGCAATTCTTTAGGATTCGATGTAGAATACTCTTTAACATCATTAACTTTAATATAACCAACAATACCTTTCTCAATCAACCTATCAAGGGCGTCATACACATTTCTTCTATGAACTCCACACTTAGAAGTAATTTTACCAGCATTAAGTGCCCCATTATTAATAAGAGCCAAATAAACCTTAACCTCATTGTGAGTTAAACCTAAATCTTCCAAAACTTTCTCCATATAGATTACAATTAATTAAAATATATAAAACTTCGTGAGAACCAAAGGTCTCACGACGGCTTAAGAATTTTATTCGAAAATTCTTTGAATTGTGGCAACAGTTATCACCACAAGTCTTTATTTCAATTCATAAACATACTATTCATGGTGAAACCAATATGGTAAGAAAAACATTAATAACTAACGAAACAGAAAATTTAATAGCATATCACGCACTAAAAAGCGGATTTGACATAATGTGTAAAAGAGCGCAAAGAAAACTAACTCCTACAGCTGAATCAGTATATGAAAGACTAAAAAAAGGTCAAAAAATTCAAGGATCTCCAGTAACTGCAAACTACAGATTTGAAAACTACGACAAATCAAGAACACTAACTGAAGGAATCAATGAATTCTCCCAGAGATTCCCACAATACGGAGAAAAACTAAAAACCATAATTGATGAAACAAGAAAAACCAAAAGAAGATACTTAACATTTTCAGCAACAGACGAATTACCAGAAAACATATATCAAGGAGCACTAGAAAGCATTGGAATCCCTGAGCACATGAGAGACTCAATGCTTGAGAACATACTAGAAATAAGTGATAAATTCTCAAAAAAAAGAAAAGATGGTCTAACTGAAATATTAATTAAATAATTGAGTCTAAAAAACTCAAATACTTTGCCATAAAAATTTAATTTTGATTCTAATCAATTCATAGATTTTTATACAAAAATAAAATAATTTCAAAATCTTAAATTCTTATTTAATCTTCTTAATTCTAGAAACCAAACTACCTGATAAAATTGAACAATCAACAATTAAATTCTTCCCATTATAATCGAACTTAATAACTAAACCATTCTTCAAAAACTTCTTAATACTATCTGAACTTCGTTCAGATTGTCCAGAAATGCTTTGGTTAAAAGCGTCTGAAAATTTTGAATTTTCATGAATCTCTTGATTTCTCGTATCTTTATCAACCTCAATATAAAACAAATTTGCACTCTCCAAAACTAAAACACCCTTAAAACCAATCTGAAGCTTATTTTTTGAATCAACAATTTCAATCTCTTTTCCAACAAGAGACAAACACAAAACATCAAACTCAACTTGTTTTTTCTCAGGAATTTTAACAGACCCTTTAATCTCCACCATATTTAAGCCCTCCCGTACTTAATTCTTTGAAAAAACAATGCAACCCATAACCAAGCACTAACAAACAAAGCAATAAATGACAAGTACATATCTAAAGTATAAAATGCAAAAGATATAGCAAATAAACCAATAAAAGTAAGAAAAGAACTACTAAGTGCAATTAAACCTTTCTTAGTTTTAAAACCATAAAATACTTGATTACTCAAAGAATAAATAAAAAGTAAATTTGCTCCAGAGATTACAAAATCTTGCCAAACCATAAATTTATTCATGCATAAAGCTTTATAAATATTTATCTTAATAATGTGTCGAATAAATTTTTTAATTTATGACCAAACTTTATAAAACTAATCTAATTCGTATTTATTAGCAATAGATCTGGGAATAAGCAGATCCATTTGCAGGTGACTCAAATGATTGAAATCGGAAGATTATGTATAAAAACTGCTGGAAGAGATGCAATGCAACACTGCGTTGTAATCGAAGAAGTAGATGAAAAAACAGTTCTAGTTGATGGAAACACTAGAAGAAAAAATGTAAACAAAGCGCACCTAGAGCCTTTAAATAAAACTCTAGATGTAAAAAAAGGAGCATCCACTAAAGATGTTCTGGCTGCTTTTGAAAAAGTAGGAATTGTAGTAAAAAAAGCTGAGGAAGCAAAAAAAAGAACAGCTCCTAAAGCTCAAAATAAAAAATCCAATTCAAAACAAACAGAAAAAAAAGATTCTAAAAAGAAAGAAACAAAAAAAGAATAAATAATTCTTTTTTTATTTTAACAAATTCTAACTAAACATATTCGCTTGATTCTCTAAAACTTCTATTTGTGATTTCATATCTTTATCTCTCACATATAAACCATAAAACTTAATTAATCCTGAAAACTGCGCTTTCCCTTTAACAAAAATATAAAAATTTTCTTGAAATAAACTCTCATTTTTTGAATTCATTAAAGCCAATAAAAGAGAACCAAACAATTTCAAATCTATCTTAAAACCATCAATCAAATTACTCTCAACAAAACCAAATTTATTTTTCTTAACTAACTCAATCAAAGAATTATAACTACTAACCAAATTCGAATAAACTCTTTTATCATTTTCAACATCATTACTCAAATAAGCATTATTTGAATTATCCCTAATATTAGAAAAAAACCCATACAATCCATCATAATTTACCTTAGTTACTTCATTAAAAAATATCTCTAAAGAATTTGTAAATTTATTAAAAACTGGAGAAGATATTACACTTGAAGAATTATTCGAATTAAATTTAAAATCTTTATTATTCAAAATTAAATTTATATCATAAGAAATTTTTGCATACAACGCTACTACAGAATTATCAGTACTATTCTTACTTTTCTCATAATCAACAACTGCTACAAAAAAATCAACAATAGTCTTCAAAACTAAATCTACTTTATTTGCAAAAATTTCATTATTATCTCCATTTCTCTCAATAAATAAATTACTTAATTCTTGATTCAAAATTAAAATAGGACTACATAAATTAAAATAACTTGAACCTGACTCTATACTTGAAGAAATCTCAGAAACATTATTCGTATATCTAATCAAAGGATATAAATACAAGTCTTGTATCTTTGAATTCAGAAAAATTGTACTCTTGAAATTTTTCCTCCTATTATCAGCCCTATCAGTTATGAATTTAGAAAATTTGTAACACAAAGATAATGTTTTACTAAAATAAAATTTAAACTTCTCAATATCACTCAAATTATCGAGAAATTTTATATCCTCAGCATCTCTAACAGAATTACCCATATAAATTTTAAGAAAGCTCACTAAAAATAATTAATATATCCCTAAAAATTAACAAAAACGGGGTTGAGTT
The window above is part of the Candidatus Woesearchaeota archaeon genome. Proteins encoded here:
- the rplX gene encoding 50S ribosomal protein L24 → MKKLWSKSWKSSGQSRKQRKYLHNAPLHIRHKMAASTLSKELRAEYNIRAIPVRKGDTVLVTVGDHKEKSGKVTKVSYAKMATYIEGVENNKADGSKTMYPVHPSNLIITKLDTSDKMRVSKIERAKK
- a CDS encoding uL14 family ribosomal protein — translated: MKAIRCSPSRGLPIGAEIPAVDNSGAKLVKVISVKGYKTVKRMLETAGVGDMITAHVTKGKPDMKHLVVKCVVVRQKQEYKRPNGTTIKFQSNGVVVLKDDKGNPKGTIVKGAIAKEVGERFPAVARIANIIV
- a CDS encoding 30S ribosomal protein S17, whose product is MKTNVGYNVNFKPEAECSDSKCPHHGEISVRGTLFEGTVISDSMDKTVKVEWETLEKDTKYSRYFKTKSKVSAHNPACVNAKVGDRVLIGETRPMSKTKHFAVLKVTEE
- a CDS encoding ribonuclease P protein subunit; protein product: MVEIKGSVKIPEKKQVEFDVLCLSLVGKEIEIVDSKNKLQIGFKGVLVLESANLFYIEVDKDTRNQEIHENSKFSDAFNQSISGQSERSSDSIKKFLKNGLVIKFDYNGKNLIVDCSILSGSLVSRIKKIK